In Mycetocola spongiae, the genomic stretch TCCTGGAGACCCATCCGGATCTGCGGGTTGTGGGCGAGGCCGGCGATGGCGCGAGTGCCCTCGCGATGACCCGCGCGCTCGAGCCCGATGTGGTGCTGATGGATATTCGCATGCCCGGGCGCGACGGCATCTGGGCCACCGCCCGGATCGTGGCGGAAACGCGCTCGCGGGTGCTGATCCTGAGCACGTTTGGCCTGGACGAGCCGGTATCCGCCGCGCTGCTGGCGGGCGCTACCGGGTTCCTTCAAAAATCGGTATCCGGGCCCGAGCTGATCGCCGCGGTACTCAAGACCGCGCGCGGCGAGGCCGTGCTCTCCCCCGAGGTCACGGCCACGGTCATCCGCGGCTTCCGGGCCCTGGCCGAGCGTCCCCCGGCCCCCGAGCCACCGAGCGGCCTGACCCCGCGCGAACGCGAGGTGCTCCTCGCGCTGGGCGGCGGGCTCAGCAATGCCGCGATTGCCCGCGAGCTGGGCATCAGCGAGGCCACCGTGAAGACCCATCTCACCGCGATTTATGCCAAGACCGGAAGCGCCAGTCGGGTCGAGGCGGCACTGCTGGGGTTGGGCCTCGGTGGCGTGGGCGGTCGCTAATCGCGGCGCTGGAAATAGCTGCTGCCGGGCGTGGTGGGCCCGAGCAGCTGGGAGACCGTGACGAGGGTGAAGCCGCGCTCGCGTAACCCGGCGATGATCCCGGGGGCCGCGGCCACGCTGGTCTCGTGGATATCGTGCATCAGGATGATCGCGCCGGGCTTGGCGCCGTCCAGCGCGCGCCGCGTGGTCTCCTCCACGCTGTGATTGCGCCAGTCCTCGGTATCCACGTTCCAGATAATCGCCGCGGCACCCTGCTGCCGGAAAACCTCGGAGACACCCTCGTTAATCGCCCCATAGGGCGGGCGCACCAGCGTGGGCCGCGGTACACCCGCGCGCTCGATGGCATCGGCCGTATCGCTCAGCTCCCCCGCGATCTGTTCCGCGGAGAGTTTCCGCAGATCCGGGTGGGTCCAGGTATGGCCGCCGATCTCGTGCCCCTCGGCATGGGCCCGGGCGAGTGTCTGCGGTTTTTGTGCCGCGTTTTTCCCGACCATAAAAAACGTGGCCGGGGCGCCGGCCTCGGCCAGTTCGTCCAGGAGCTTGCCGGTGTCCTTGCCGGGCCCGTCGTCATAGGTGAGCGCCACGCAGCGGGCCACGGCGCAGTCCACGGGGGCGGCCGGGGGTGCGGGCGCCCGGGTGGGCTCGGGCGTGGGGCTTTCGGGGAGGCCCGCAAACGGCACCCCGGACATCGCCTGTACGCGCAGCGCGCGGCCCGCGGGGCTGAGCAGGGCGTCCACGTGATCCGCGGCCAGGCGCATCGCCGGACGCCCCTCGCTATGCGGGGTATAGACCAGCTCGGGTAGGGTCACGATCAGGGAGCCATCGGGTTCGATCACGGTATCGCGGAAGAGTTCGCGCGGCGGCTCGGCCGGAAGCGTGGCCCCGGGCGAGGCCGAGGGGGTGCCCGCGTCGGCCTCCAGCAGCTGGCCGCCGAGGCGCAGCCCGCGCCGGATCTCCTCGGCCGCGGTCCGGCGGCCCTCCTCGCTCAGCACGTCCTCGCCCGGGATGACCTCGCCGGTGTCCAGCCGGGCGTGGAACGTGGCGGAGAATCCGATGCCATTGGCGCCGCCCGCATAGCGATAGCCGATCAGGCGCTCCACCAGGTTATTGGCGCGGGCCGAGGCGATCTCCCAACCGATGTTGAGCTCCCGGGAATTACCCGCGGGTGCCGCCTCGGAATCGTATTCGGCGCGCTGGGCGTCCACGAAGGAGTGGATCAGATCGGAGAGCTGCGGCACGCTGCTGCTGGTGACATAGGACACCGAGCGCTGATCCTGCTGATCCGAGGTGGAGGACTGGATCAAATCAAGATTGGCGATGGACCCCTCGGGCAGCGGCTCGGGCGCGTCGACCCGGGTGGCCCAGGAGGACTCGGGCGAGGCGGAGGGCGTGGCCGGGGATCCCTCCGGGGAATTGAGGGCAAACCACCAGACTCCCCCGCCCAGGATCAGGGCAATCGCGATCAGGATCGGGAGAAATATGCGGGTGAATCTGCGGGACACGGGGAGAAACTAGCCTCTCGGAATACAAAAAGCCGGGCGGGGGCCCGACGTAAATCCACGCTAGCAGGCACAGATAACGGTTCGGCCACGGCCCGGCATCGATCCGATAACCGCGCTAGGCGCCGTCCTCGATAAACACCGGGCGCGAGGCCACGGCCCCCGCCACGATCACGATCACACCGGTGAGGGCGAGCCCCAGCAGCGGCACGGTCCAGCCCCCGGTGCCCTCGTGCAGCAGACCCACCAGGATCGGGCCGGGCGCGGCCACGATATAGCCGGGCCCCTGCACAAAACCGCTCAGGGCAATCGCGCCCACATGGGTGCGGGTGCGCTTATTAATCAGCGTAAGCGCGAGCGGGAAGAGCAGCGGCCCGCTGCCCACGATGATCACCCAGACCAGCATCGGCACGGAGGGCAAAAACAGCATCCCGGTATAGCCGATGATGATACACAGCCCGCCCAGCCAGACCATCGGGGCCACCGAGCGCAGCCGCACCGCAAGCATCGGCACCAGGAGCGCCGCGGGCAGCCCCATGAAGCCAAATACCGCGAGCAGCGTGCCACCCTCGTGCGGGTCCATCCCGGCGAGATCGCGCGCAATCGTGGGCAGCCAGGCGAACATCGAATAGGCGTTAATCGAGGATGTCGCAAAGATCACGGTCACGGCCCAGGTCATCGGCGAGCGGATCAGCCGATGCTCCAGCGCCGCCTCGGGCTCCTCGATCTCCGCCGCCGGTCCGCGCCGGGCATTGCCCAGCAGCGCAAGCCACGGCACCATCGCCATGATCGCCACGAGCGCCCAGCCGCCGAGCGAGACCCGCCAGCCCAGGCCCTCGGCCACGGGCACCGCGAGCAGCGGCGGCAAAAACGTCGAAAACGAAATTGTAGTGACATAGATCGTGGTGACCAGACCCACCCGGTCCGGGAAGTATTTTTTCACCAGCGCGGGCATCAACACATTGCCCGCGCCCAGCCCGGCACAGGCCAGCGCGGTACCCAGCAGGATGATGCCCGAGTTTGGGGCGGCCGAGCGCACGATCAGGCCCGCGGCGATCAGCGCCAGCACACCCACCATCGTGGGCTCCAGCCGGAAGCGGCGCACCACCGCGGGGGTCATGACCGCGAGGGCGGCAAAACACACGGGAGGCATCGAGCCGAGGATGCCAATCACCAGCGAGGATAACGGCACCTCCCGGGTCACCAGATCGATGATGGGAGAGAGCGAGGCCACGGCGGAGCGCAGCGTGGCCGCGGCAAAAATAATGCCGAGGAGCGCGAGTGTGCGCCCGGCCCACAGGGCGCGGGTATCCGAGGAAACCACGGCGGCTAGGCCGCGGGATTCTTGGCGTCGAGAATCTCGTTCACGGCGTCCACATCGCGGTGCATCTGCGCGATCAGCGGCCCCACGCCCTCATAGGCGACCATGCCGCGCACCCGCTCCACAAAGTCCAGTTCCACCTCGGCATCGTAGAGGTCAATATCCTGCCCCGGGAGGAAGGCCTCAACCTGCTTTTGTGGCACGCCCTCAAAGGTGGGGTTATTCCCCACCGAGATCGCCGCACGATAGCGGTTCTCGCCGTGTCGCAGCCAGCCAGCATAGATGCCATCGGCGGGGATATACCCCGTGGACTCGGGCGAGAGATTGGCGGTGGGAAAGCCCAGTTCGCGGCCGCGCTTGGCGCCGTGCACCACGATTCCGCGCATGCTGGGATAGTGTCCCAGCAGCACCGAGGCCAGGTCCACGCGGCCCTCGGAGAGCAGTTCGCGGATCCAGGTGGAGGATAGGCGGCGGTTTTCGCGCGGCACCACATCGTCGATCGCGATCACGTCAAAGCCCTCCGCCTTGCCCTGCTCGGTGAGCGTGGCCACGCTGCCCGCGCCGCCGCGGCCATAGCGGAAGTCCTCGCCCACCAGCACCACCTTGGCGTCGAGGGTATTGCACAGGATGGCGCGCACAAAGGTCTCGGGTTCCAGGGCCGCCATCAGGCGATCGAAGGTGAGGACCAGCACGGCATCCACCCCGGTCTCCTCCAGCAGGTCCAGCTTCTGCCGGGTGCCCACAAGCGCCAGCGGGGCCTTGCCCGGGGCGAGCGTTTCGAGCGGATGCCGGTCGAAGGTCACCACGACCGAGCGCAGCCCGCGCGCATCGGCGATGGCCCGCAGGCCCGAGATCACGGCGCGATGGCCGGCATGCACACCATCAAATTTGCCGATGGTAACGGCGGAGGCACCAAAGTCGAGCGGAATCTGCTCAACATCGGTGAAGACAATCATGCCCGGGCCCCGCGCGCACGCCACAGCCAGAACAGGCCGAGGGCGGGCAGGACCAGGGGGATATAAACATAGCCGCTGCCGAAGTGCGACCAGACGGTATCGTGCGGGAAGAGCTCGGGATCAAATACGCTCAGCAGGCCCACGATCAGCACACCGGCCATCTCGAAGCCGATGGTGATCCAGGCGATGCGACGCCAGGCGACACCCGGCGCGATCAGCGCGATGGTGGCCAGGATATAGACAACGGCGGCCAGGGCCGAGAGCGAATAGGCCAGCGGGGCCTCGTCGAAGCGGCTCAGGATCTGCGAGACCGACCTTCCGGTCGCGGCGAGTGCGAGGATGCCGTAGACGGCCACCAGAACGCGCCCCACGCCGCCGATGCGGGCGGGGCTCTCCGTGGTCGGGGTCGAACCGTTTTTTGTCATTTCCCTGTAATTCTCCGTGATGCGAGGGGTTATCCGATGACCGGAGTTACCCAGATATAGTGCATTCGATACACCATGACGGCGATGGCGAGGCAGGCCACACCCACAATCACGGTGCTCCAACGGCTGCGATCCAATAGTCCCCACAGTACCGCGAGGGCGGGCAAAAGAACCGCCGAAATCAGGTATGCGTAAAACTCCGGAACAAAGCCAAGATTCTGATTGCCGGTGGCGGGGGCCACGATGGCCACCACCAGCTGCACGATGATCAGCAGCTGCACGAGTGCCGCGCCGCCGAGGGTCAGGTCGCTGGGTTTGCGGCCGATCAGGCCCAGCACCACACACAGCACGCCCGCGAGTGTGGCCACACAGATCTGCAGGATGGTAAACCAGGCGATCACGACTGCGCGGGTCCTTCCGGGCTGTCCTCGGCCGCGGCATCGGTGGGGAAGTTCACGATGCAGCGGGCGGTTGTGGAGCCGGCCGAGACCAGCCCAATCAGGCGTCCCCCGGGGGCCAGCGCGGCGATCGGGCCCGAGGTCTCGGGGAAACCCTCCAGGCCGATCCTTTTGCCGTGGCCCAGGTCCACCGCGCGCTGGGCGTCGAGGGTGACCGTGGGGAAAAGCATCGCGGCGGCCGAGGCCGAGGCGATCAGCTGTTGCGCGGGGGCCAGGTCCTCAAGGCTCGCGGCATCGCCCACCATAAACGGCCCGATCCGCGTGCGCCGCAGCGCGCTGAGATGCCCGCCCACGCCCAGGCCCGCACCCAGATCGCGCGCGAGGGCACGAATATAGGTTCCGGTGGAGCATTCCACGCGCACATCGAGTTCGATCCGGTCCTCGCCGCGGCGCGTCTCCAGGACCTCAAAGGCGGAGATTGTGACCGGGCGGGATTTCAGTTCCACGGTCTCGCCCGCACGCACCCGGGCATAGGCGCGTTCGCCGTTGACCTTAATCGCGCTGACCGAGCTGGGAACCTGCAAAATATCGCCGCTGAGGGCGGTGATGCCCGCGGCAATCGCGGCCTCGGTGACCGCTGAAATCGCGGCGGGAGAGGCCACGGTGAGGGTCTCACCCTCGGCGTCATCGGTGGTGGTATCGGCGCCAAGCACAATCGTGGCCGTGTACTCCTTATCCAGGCCCACCACATAGGTGAGGAGGCGCGTGGCGGAGTTCAGCCCAAGAATCAGCAGGCCCGTGGCCATCGGGTCGAGGGTGCCGGCATGGCCCACCTTGCGGGTACCGGCCAGGCGGCGGGTGCGCGCCACCACATCATGACTTGTCATTCCGCCCGGTTTATCCACCAGGACGATTCCTGAACTCATCCGATTCTCCTCGCCTGAACGCTCAATTACCTATCCTCCCACAGGGAAATACCCGGCCATAACCGCCTAGGCTGGGAGGGATGACCTCCACCGACCTGTCCCGCCCCCTGATCGACTGGTTTGCGCAAAACGGCCGGCCCCTGCCCTGGCGCGAACCGGGTTTCCCCGCCTGGGGCACCCTGGTTTCCGAGTTTATGCTTCAGCAGACCCCGGTCGCGCGCGTCATTCCGCGCCTGGCCGAGTGGTTGGAGCGCTGGCCCACCCCCGCACACCTGGCCGCCGAGCCCTCGGGTGAGGCCGTGCGGGCCTGGTCCAATCTGGGCTATCCGCGGCGCGCACTCTGGCTGCACCGCGCGGCCGTGCAGATCGTGGAGGAACACGGCGGGCTTGTGCCGCGGGACGTGCCCACGCTGCTGGGGCTCACCGGGGTGGG encodes the following:
- a CDS encoding response regulator; translation: MSIAVLLVDDHGAIRSGLRLILETHPDLRVVGEAGDGASALAMTRALEPDVVLMDIRMPGRDGIWATARIVAETRSRVLILSTFGLDEPVSAALLAGATGFLQKSVSGPELIAAVLKTARGEAVLSPEVTATVIRGFRALAERPPAPEPPSGLTPREREVLLALGGGLSNAAIARELGISEATVKTHLTAIYAKTGSASRVEAALLGLGLGGVGGR
- a CDS encoding polysaccharide deacetylase family protein; protein product: MSRRFTRIFLPILIAIALILGGGVWWFALNSPEGSPATPSASPESSWATRVDAPEPLPEGSIANLDLIQSSTSDQQDQRSVSYVTSSSVPQLSDLIHSFVDAQRAEYDSEAAPAGNSRELNIGWEIASARANNLVERLIGYRYAGGANGIGFSATFHARLDTGEVIPGEDVLSEEGRRTAAEEIRRGLRLGGQLLEADAGTPSASPGATLPAEPPRELFRDTVIEPDGSLIVTLPELVYTPHSEGRPAMRLAADHVDALLSPAGRALRVQAMSGVPFAGLPESPTPEPTRAPAPPAAPVDCAVARCVALTYDDGPGKDTGKLLDELAEAGAPATFFMVGKNAAQKPQTLARAHAEGHEIGGHTWTHPDLRKLSAEQIAGELSDTADAIERAGVPRPTLVRPPYGAINEGVSEVFRQQGAAAIIWNVDTEDWRNHSVEETTRRALDGAKPGAIILMHDIHETSVAAAPGIIAGLRERGFTLVTVSQLLGPTTPGSSYFQRRD
- a CDS encoding MFS transporter codes for the protein MVSSDTRALWAGRTLALLGIIFAAATLRSAVASLSPIIDLVTREVPLSSLVIGILGSMPPVCFAALAVMTPAVVRRFRLEPTMVGVLALIAAGLIVRSAAPNSGIILLGTALACAGLGAGNVLMPALVKKYFPDRVGLVTTIYVTTISFSTFLPPLLAVPVAEGLGWRVSLGGWALVAIMAMVPWLALLGNARRGPAAEIEEPEAALEHRLIRSPMTWAVTVIFATSSINAYSMFAWLPTIARDLAGMDPHEGGTLLAVFGFMGLPAALLVPMLAVRLRSVAPMVWLGGLCIIIGYTGMLFLPSVPMLVWVIIVGSGPLLFPLALTLINKRTRTHVGAIALSGFVQGPGYIVAAPGPILVGLLHEGTGGWTVPLLGLALTGVIVIVAGAVASRPVFIEDGA
- a CDS encoding bifunctional riboflavin kinase/FAD synthetase; amino-acid sequence: MIVFTDVEQIPLDFGASAVTIGKFDGVHAGHRAVISGLRAIADARGLRSVVVTFDRHPLETLAPGKAPLALVGTRQKLDLLEETGVDAVLVLTFDRLMAALEPETFVRAILCNTLDAKVVLVGEDFRYGRGGAGSVATLTEQGKAEGFDVIAIDDVVPRENRRLSSTWIRELLSEGRVDLASVLLGHYPSMRGIVVHGAKRGRELGFPTANLSPESTGYIPADGIYAGWLRHGENRYRAAISVGNNPTFEGVPQKQVEAFLPGQDIDLYDAEVELDFVERVRGMVAYEGVGPLIAQMHRDVDAVNEILDAKNPAA
- the truB gene encoding tRNA pseudouridine(55) synthase TruB yields the protein MSSGIVLVDKPGGMTSHDVVARTRRLAGTRKVGHAGTLDPMATGLLILGLNSATRLLTYVVGLDKEYTATIVLGADTTTDDAEGETLTVASPAAISAVTEAAIAAGITALSGDILQVPSSVSAIKVNGERAYARVRAGETVELKSRPVTISAFEVLETRRGEDRIELDVRVECSTGTYIRALARDLGAGLGVGGHLSALRRTRIGPFMVGDAASLEDLAPAQQLIASASAAAMLFPTVTLDAQRAVDLGHGKRIGLEGFPETSGPIAALAPGGRLIGLVSAGSTTARCIVNFPTDAAAEDSPEGPAQS